The Gammaproteobacteria bacterium region GTTCGAGAGGCAGTGCAGCTCGGCGTACCCGGGCGCACTCATGCAAAGAAACCCTGCAACCACCATTGCCGGTCCCGACGGTCACGAAAGATCCACAGCAGGCTGCCCGCCCGGGTGCGGGCACGGAAATAATCCCGTTGCACATCCGTGCCATCCCACCAGCCTGACTCGATGCGCTCGGGCCCTGCCAGCAGCTCGAGCGCCCCCTGGTAGCAGGGCGAGCCGGCACGCAGGACCAGTCGCTCGGGTTCAGGCAGCAACCAGGCCGGTCGTCGCGGCAATGACGGCGCAAGGTCGACGTCCGCACCACCCGGTTCGACAAAGTGCCAGGCCAGCTCGGGGCGATGGTCGGCACGAGATGACAGGCCCTGCACGGCATCATGTCCCAGGCGAGCTCGCAGCAGTTCCACCAGCGCCAGCCGTTGCTGCTGGCGCTGCCAGTTCGGGAACAGGCTGGCAGCTTCGCCAGCGAAGCTCTCCAGCGACAAGGCCTCGAGGCTGATACTGCGCACGGGTTGCTCGAGCCGGAGGTTCTCCAGTTGCTGTTCCAGCAGTGCCCGCATGCGAGCAAGCGAACGCAGTCGACGGGCAAAGCCAACGGTGAACGATTGCTCGCTGCGATCACGCAACAGCAAGGTGAACCTCAATCCACGCACGCCTTGCTGGGTGACATGCAGATACGTGGCGAGTTCCTCCAGCAGGTGCATGGCAGGATGCAACAGCACAGGGGCATCACTGATTTCGTAGACGAGATCGAGCCGCGATCGGAATCGAGCCGGCAAGGACAGGCTTGTGCGCAGGTCTGGCTGGCGGCCAAGCGCCTGGTCCAGCATCGCGAGAGAGGATTTCCCGAAACGCCGGGCAAAGGCATCACGCGGCAGGCGCAAGGCATCGGCCACCCGCTGCACACCCATGCGCTGCAGGCGCTGTTGCAAGGCGAGAGGAAGATCCGTGGCCGCCAGCGGCAGGCACCCGAGCTTGCCCGGCAAGGCCTCGCTGGAACCCAGCAGCACACCGTCATGCACCCGGGACAACCAGCGCGCCGCCCGCGGTGTCGGCGCCATCGCCAGGCTGGCTTTGACGCCCAGTTCATCCAGCCCCTGCCGGACCCGGCGCAACAACGCGCGGCCGCCACCGAACAGGCGCAGCGAACCGCGCACTTCCAGCAACAGACCCGCACCATCGAGTGCCACCTGCGACGTGAAGCGATGCGCCCACCAGGCCAGCCGCCGCAACCACACGGCTTCGCGTGCAGCATCGCGATCCTGCACGGCAAGATCGGGCAGCAGGCTCCAGGCCGCTGCCAGGCTCATGCCGGGCACGACACCCGCCGACTCGGCCATGGCATTCACGGCCACGACCGTCACGGTACTGCCCTGCTCTTCGATTACGGCCTGCGCTGTTTCCGCCAACGCAGCCTGGTGAAACACCTGCAGGGGCAAGGATTCGAGCTCGATGGCCAGCCACAGGTCGCGGCGCAA contains the following coding sequences:
- a CDS encoding DNA polymerase Y family protein — its product is MAPSLDDRRSSLPAQQSLFPEARVASTRPASAPLRPSQRADTKRLRRDLWLAIELESLPLQVFHQAALAETAQAVIEEQGSTVTVVAVNAMAESAGVVPGMSLAAAWSLLPDLAVQDRDAAREAVWLRRLAWWAHRFTSQVALDGAGLLLEVRGSLRLFGGGRALLRRVRQGLDELGVKASLAMAPTPRAARWLSRVHDGVLLGSSEALPGKLGCLPLAATDLPLALQQRLQRMGVQRVADALRLPRDAFARRFGKSSLAMLDQALGRQPDLRTSLSLPARFRSRLDLVYEISDAPVLLHPAMHLLEELATYLHVTQQGVRGLRFTLLLRDRSEQSFTVGFARRLRSLARMRALLEQQLENLRLEQPVRSISLEALSLESFAGEAASLFPNWQRQQQRLALVELLRARLGHDAVQGLSSRADHRPELAWHFVEPGGADVDLAPSLPRRPAWLLPEPERLVLRAGSPCYQGALELLAGPERIESGWWDGTDVQRDYFRARTRAGSLLWIFRDRRDRQWWLQGFFA